Proteins encoded within one genomic window of Humulus lupulus chromosome 1, drHumLupu1.1, whole genome shotgun sequence:
- the LOC133812588 gene encoding homeobox-leucine zipper protein ATHB-40: MTSTMNNQVEDHMVLYTQLYPGVYPQMAPQQGETKAKRRRKKNKSAKEESALARKRKLSEEQVNLLEMNFESEHKLESERKDRLASELGLDPRQVAVWFQNRRARWKTKKLEEEYSSLKKLHDSVVHDKCRLESEVLKLKEQMSDAEKKIQRLTERVDCVSSNSPSSSLSMEAAMDPPFLGEFGVVEEYDDVFYVPDNSYINHGMEWMNLYV; this comes from the exons ATGACGAGCACCATGAACAATCAAGTTGAAGATCATATGGTACTCTATACCCAGTTGTACCCTGGTGTTTACCCCCAAATGGCACCTCAACAAG GAGAAACAAAAGCAAAACGACGTCGTAAGAAGAACAAAAGTGCCAAGGAAGAGAGTGCTCTTGCCAGAAAGAGAAAGCTCAGTGAGGAACAAGTGAATCTTCTTGAGATGAACTTTGAGAGTGAACATAAGTTGGAGTCAGAAAGGAAAGACCGTTTGGCTTCCGAGTTAGGCCTTGACCCTCGACAAGTCGCTGTTTGGTTCCAAAACCGAAGGGCTCGTTGGAAGACCAAGAAATTGGAAGAGGAGTACTCTAGCTTGAAGAAACTCCACGACTCTGTTGTTCATGACAAATGCCGTCTTGAATCAGag GTTCTTAAACTGAAGGAACAAATGTCAGATGCAGAGAAGAAGATCCAACGGCTGACAGAGCGCGTGGACTGCGTGTCGAGTAACAGCCCTAGCTCTTCGCTGTCGATGGAAGCGGCCATGGACCCACCATTTTTGGGGGAGTTTGGGGTGGTGGAAGAATACGACGACGTTTTTTACGTGCCGGATAACAGCTACATTAATCATGGCATGGAATGGATGAATCTGTATGTGTGA